The sequence GGAGGAATGGTGGGCGAGCTGTCGAGCACCGAGCGGTCCTTCGACGGTGCCGATGAAGAGGATCGCCGCAGGACGGACTACGAACGCGAGCTGGCCGGCCTGCTCGCGCAGGGCATGTTCTGCGGCCCGCGCGCGGGAACGTGCCCGTGGTGCGGACATCCGGGACCGGGATTCCGTGCCCGGCTCGTGGATACCCGCCAGTGCAAGCCAGGCGTGTTCGACATGGACGAATGCCGATCCTGCGGCCACGTGTTCCAGAACCCCCGGCTCACGCCTGCCGCGCTCGCCTACTACTGCCGGGACTCCTATGACGGTCTCGGCCGCGACCACTACGCCTCGGTGGCGGAGTACAGCCGCTCGGCGCAGCGTGCGCGGGTGCGGCTGGTCACGGCTCACCGCCGCCCGACATCGTGGCTGGACGTGGGCGCCCGGCAGGGACATCTGTGCCGGGAGGCGCGGCGGATGCTGCCAGGGACACGCGTGACGGCTCTCGATCCGAGCCCCGAGGTGCTGCGCGCGAGGGACCGTGGCTGGACCGACGAGGCCGACCAGCGCCCGCTGACCCGCTTCGCCGAGGACCACCCCGGCGAGTTCGACGTCGTGAGTCTGGTCCACTACGCCGAACGCACCGCCGACCCGAGAGCGCAGTTCGCGGCCGCGCGGCGCCTGCTGCGGCCCGGCGGCGTGGTCTTGATCGAACAGGTCAACCCGCTCAGCCGGTACGCGGATCTGCACGGCCGTTACTGGTACTGCTGGCTGGCCCCGCAGAACCTGCACCTCATGCCCGCGGACAACGTGTGCGGCGCGCTGGGGGAACTCGGCTTCACCGTGGCGGACGTGCGGCGCGGTGCGGCGAACAAACCCTTCGACAACGTCGCCGCACTGCTCACGGCCCTCAACCACCGGCTTCCTCCGGCCCGCTCGTGGCCGTGGTCGTCGCGGAGGGCGAGCGTGGCGGGACGGGCGGCCAGAACGGCGGCGATGGTGCTGGCCGCTCCGGCGCTCGCGCTCGCACTGGCCGTGGACTCGCTGCTCCATCCGCTGATCAGCAGGGGCGGTGGAGGCAACACCTACCGGATCGTGGCCGTGGCGCGCTGAGCACCACAACCCGGCAGCAGGAGCACCGTGACGACGGAAGGCGGATTCGATGAACGTCGAGCAGTTGCAGGCTCGCGCCGAGAAGACGGCCGAGCGCGCCATCACCCACCTCTACGACCGGCAGCGTGAGGACGGCTCGTGGGTGGATCGGTTGTCCTCCTCGACGATCGCGACGGCGCTGGGGGCGTTGTCGTTGCACCGCGCCGATTCGGTGGCCTACGGGGCGAGGGTCGAGAACGCGGTGCGGTGGCTGCGTACCCATCAGCGGGAGGACGGGGGCTGGGCCATGGCCGACGCCGAGTGGCCGAGCAGCCCCGGGATGACCGCGTTCGGGCTCGCCGCCCTGCACGAGATCGACCCGCACGACTCCCAGCGCGCCATCGAGCGGGCGCACACGTTCATCGACGTCAACGACGGCATGAACGTGATCCCCGGACTCACCGGCGAAGCACCGAAGACGTGGCCCGCGGCGCTGCCGACGATCTGGGCTCTCACGGGGTTGCGGGACTTTGAGGCGCAACCCGACCTTCCCGTCGAGACGATCCTGGTGCCGCGCCGCTGGCGCAACAAGGTGTCGATCGCGCTGCCCGCGATCCTCGGCCTCGGGGTCATGCAGGCGCGCACGATGCGCCGTAGCCTGCCGCGGCGCGTCCTCGGCCGGATCGCCGAACCGCTGGCGCTGCGGTGGTTGCGGGGGATCTCCGGCACCAACGGCGGTATCGAGGAATGCCCCATGATCGCGGGATTCCTCTACCTCGGGCTCCGGCAGGCGGACGTCGCACCCGACCTGCAACGGGCGTCGCTGCGCTACCTGCTTGAGACGCAGCGGGACGACGGTTCGTGGGCCATCGACCGTGACCTGGAGATCTCGGTCACCGCCTACTCCATCATGGCGCTGTCGGAGTTCTCCGACGTGGCGAAGGAACCGCTGCTGGAAGGCACCCGCGAGTGGTTGCTGCGCAACCAGTGGAACAAACCGTTCAGCGAGTTCGACATCCCGGCAGGCGGCTGGAGCTGGGCCAATCCGTCCGGCTGGCCGGAATCCGAGGACACCGCCGTCGTGCTCGGCGTCCTGGCCGACCTCGGCGTGCCGCGCGAACATCCCTCGGTACAGCTCGGGATCGACTGGCTGCTGGCGATGCAGAACCGCGACGGTTCGTGGTCGGAATGGGTGCGCAACACGCACATCATGAACGACCGTCCCTGCCCCGGCGTCACCGCGCACGTGATCATGGCGCTTCAGCGGTACGGGATGCCCGACTCGCCCGGCAGCGCGATCGCCAGGGCGCTGGCCTACCTGCGCGGCCACCAGCAGAACGACGGCTCGATCTCGTCGGTCTGGTTCAGGGACAACACCCACGGCACGAGCAGGCTGCTCGAGGCGTTCGTGGATTCCCGCAGGGGCAGCGCTCCCTCCGCCGTCGCCGCCCGCGAATGGCTGCTCGCCAACCAGGCCGAGGACGGCGGGTGGCCGCTGCGGCACGAGCTGCCGCCGAGGGGCAGCACGGCCGAGGAGACGGCGTGGGCGTTGTTCGCGCTGGTGAAGGGCGGGGTCGATCCCCGCGATCCCGCTGCGCTGAGGGCGGTGGAATGGCTGGTGGACCACCAGGACGACCAGGGAACGTGGCGGCCGAGCAACGTCGGCCTCTACTTCGACGACCTGTGCTACACCGACGACCTCATCGCGCACACTTTCGCGTTGCGCGCCATCGGCCGCTGGTTGAGAAGGCTGGCTCCGGCGGGGGAGACCCGGTGAAGCCAGCGGCGGGCAGGCGGCCCCAGCCGGGCCGAGGCGGCGGCGCGGGCCTCCCTGCCGGCCCCGCGCTGCCCGCAGTGGTGCAGACCGCGCTGTGGGCAGCGGCGCCCGTGTGGTTCGGCCGGACCTGCCTCCGCCGGTACGGGCCGCTGTTCACCGCCCGCATCCTCGGTTTCGGACCCGTCGTCTACGCCTGTTCGCCCGAAACGATCCGGCGCATCCTGCTGGACGACGCCGCCGCGTTCGACGCCGCCTCGGCCAACGAGTCGATCCGGTTCGTGGTCGGTGAGCATTCGCTGCTGATGTCGGGCGGCGCCGAGCACACCCGGCGGCGCAAGCTGCTGATGCGTCCGCTGCACGGGCGCAACGTCGCCGACTACGTCGATGTGATGGTGTCCATCGTGGAGCGGGAGATGCGGTCGTGGCGACCGGGTTCCACGGTCAGGCTGCTCGACTGCTTCCAGCGCGTGACGCTGGAGGTGATGATCCGCGCGGTGTTCGGCATCACCGATTCCGCCCGGCTCGACCGGCTCCGCGTGCTCGTGCCCAAGCTGCTCGCGCTGAACCCGCTCATCATCCTGCTTCCCGCTCTGCGCAAGCCGTTCGGCGGCATTGGACCGTGGGCGCGATTCCAGCGGCTGCTGCGCGAGGTCGATGACATCATCCACGCCGAGATCCGCCAGCGGCGGCAACGGCTGGCCGCCGAACCGGACCTGCGGGGCAGCGACGTGCTCACGCTGCTGCTCACCACCTCCAGTTCCGGGACTCCGCTGTCCGACACCGAGTTGCGCGACCACATGGTGACGCTGCTGGCCGTGGGGCAGGAGACCACGGCGACGCAGCTCGCGTGGTTCTTCGAAAGGGTGCTCCGCAGCGGCTCCGCACTGCGGAGGGTGCAGGCCGCGGTCGATGAGGGAGACACCCGCGTCCTCGACGCGGCCATCCACGAGGCGATCCGTGCCAGGCCGACCACATTGGACGTCGGGCGCATCACCGTCGGGCGATGGGAGGCCGAGGGCCACTCGTTCCCGGCTGGCACGCTGTTCGCGGTGTCGCTCGGCCTGTTGCACCTTTCGCCGGACCTGCACCCGGTGCCGGAGTCGTACTCGATCGACCGGTTCCATCCTGTCGAGCCGCCCAGCACGCACTTCCTGCCCTTCGGCGGCGGGAACCACCGATGCCTCGGCGCGTCGCTGGCGATGGTGGAGATGCGCACGGTGATCACCACAATCCTGCGCAACGCCAGGTTGCGGCCTCGCCGCGCCGCGCCGGAGCGGGTCAAGCCCAAGGGGCCGATGCTCGTACCAGGACACGGCGCGGAGGTGGTCGTTGACGCGAACCACCTTCCCGCCTACGCCGCGAGCGCGACCGTGAGCGAGGAGACGACATGACCGCCACCGTCCGCGCCTTCCCGTTCCCCCGCGCCAGGCGTCTCGACCTCGAACCCGAGTACCGGGCGCTACGGGAACGGGAACCGGTGAGCAGGGTCGCCTTCCCCTACGGCGAGCAGGCGTGGCTCGTCACCCGCTACGCCGACGTGCGCACCGTGCTCACCGATCCCCGCTTCTCCCGCGCCGTGTCCCTTGAGCGTGACGTTCCGAGGGTGACCGAGGAGAACTTCAGCGGCGGGCTCGTGGCCATGGACCCGCCGGAGCACACCCGCGTGCGTTCGGTGTGCAGGCACGCGTTCACCGCCCGCACCGTGGCCAGGCTGCGGCAGCGGGCCACCACGATCGCCACCGACCTGGTCGAGACGGCGCGGCGTGAGGGCGGGTTCGACGCGGTGGAGGACTTCGCGCTGCCGTTCACCCTGAAGATGATCTGCGAACTGCTCGGTGTCCCTTACGAGGACCGCGACCACTTCCGCTACTGGGCCGAAGCGGGACTGGCCACCACCTCGCTCACCGAGGACGAACGGTGGCGCGCCACCGGCAACATGTGGGACTACGTCGCGAACCTGGTGGCCGAGCGGCGCGCGCACCCGCGCGACGACCTGATCTCGGCGATGCTGGCCGTGCAGTCCGAGACGGGCGCCGTCAGCGACGACGAACTCGTGATCGTGGCCATGACCATCCTCGTCGCCGGCTACGAGACCACCTCAACGCAGTTGCCCAACTTCCTGTACGTGCTGCTGGAGGACCGCGCCCGCTTCGAGACGCTGGTCGCCGACCCCGGGCTGATCCCCGGCGCGGTGGAGGAGCTGATGCGGTACGTGCCGCTGGAGGCCAACGGCACCTCACCCCGCTACGCGCTGGAGGACGTGACGCTGAGCGGCGTGCGCATCGAGGCGGGTGAGCCGGTGGTACCGGCGTCGGTGATCGCCAACCGGGACCCCGAGGTCTTCACCGATCCCGATCGGCTCGACTTCACCCGCAGCCCCAACCCGCACCTCGGATTCGGGCTGGGGGCGCACTTCTGCCTCGGAGCCCCGCTCGCGCGGCTGGAACTTCAGGTCGCCCTCGACGTCGTCACCACGGCGGTGCCGGACCTGCGGCTACCGGAGGACAACGACGGCATCGAGTGGAAGGAGGGGATGCTCGTGCGCGGCCCCTCCCGGCTCCCGCTTGCCGTGGATTCCGTGGACCCCGTGGACCCCACAGCGCCCGCACCGACCGCGTCACCTCGTCCCCAAAGGAGCAGGCCATGACCGCACCCGAACAACCGCAGGCAGGCGTCACCTCCCGCGAACCGCCTCCTGTCGAACGCTTCCGCCCCGCCGACCTCGACGAGCGCGACTGGAGCCGGTTGAGGGCGACCTGCCCGGTGTCGCGTGTGGACACCCCGGAGGGCGGCGAGGTGTGGCTGGTGAGCCGCTACGCCGACATCCGCGCCGTCCTGGCGAGCAGGCAGTTCAGCGTCTCACCCATCGACCCCGACAGGGGAACAGGCACGGCGGAGGCCAACGAGTCGATCTTCCAGGATCCACCGGAGCACACCCGCCTCCGCGGTCTGGTCGCGGGACCCTTCGCGGTGGGCTACGTCGGCCGGTACCAGGACACGATCCGCGCGGGGGCCGACCTGCTCCTCGACCGGATTCGCGAGGTGGACGGGCCGGTTGACGTGATGGAGGACTTCTCGAAGCCGCTGACGATGAACGTCATCTCCGAGGTCGTCGGCGTCCCGGAACCCGATCGCGCGCTCTTCCAGCGCCTGTCCGACCAGCTTCTCGTCCCGCTGTCCGAGGCGCAGGGAGTGGTCGCCCTTGAGGGCTGGCGGCAGCTCAACGACTACGTGCGCGACCTGATCGCCCAGCGCCGCCGCGACCCGCAAGGCCGGGATCGCCCCGACCTGCTCGCGCACATGATCCGCGCGCAGGAGGAGGACGGCATCGTCGATGACGTCGAGCTGGCCACCATGGTGCTCGGCCTTCCCGTCGCAGGGTATGTCAGCACAGCCAACGCGATCGCCGTCGCCATGCGGTACCTGCTGGAGTTCGGGTGGCTGGCCCGGCTGCGCGGCGAGCAGGAGGCCGGGCTGCGCAAGCAGTTCGTCGAGGAGGTCCTGCGCATCCAGTCCGGTGACAACGGCGAGTCCATGCCCCGGTTCGCCGCCGAGAACGTGCGGATCGGGGGCGTGCTGATCAGCAAGGGGGACACCGTGGTGGCGCCGCTGGTGGCGGCCAACCGCGACGCCGACATCTTCTCCGACCCCGAGGTGTTCGACCCGCACCGGCCGAACCTCGGCCGCCACGTCGCCTTCGGGTTCGGCATCCACCGCTGCCTCGGCGCGAACCTCGCGCGGCTGGAGCTGCGGATAGCGGTGGACGCACTCGTCGAGTGCGGAATGGACTTCGTGATGCTCGAGGCATGGAAAGCGGTCCCCTGGAAGGTCAACATGCTGGGCGACCGGTTCCCCGAACGGATGCCGGTGCGGGCGCTGCCCGCCGCGAACGGAGGCGAGTGATGGGATGCCACATCCTCTTCGCGTCGATTCCCGCATGGGGCCACCTCTACCCGGTGCTTCCGGGGCTGGCCGAACTCGTCCGCAGGGGACACCGCGTGAGCTGCCTCGCCTCGGGTGGTTTCGCCGGTGAGGTGGGCAAGGTTCTCGACGTCGTGCCGTACGACTCGCCGATGGACTCGACCGAGGTGGACCTCGCCGACATGGGCAGCGTGCTGCCGATGATGCTCGACGAGACCCGCGCCGCCTACAGCGTGCTCGCCGACGTCGTGCGTGCCGACCCTCCCGAGGTGATCGTGTCCGACGTGCTGTCGAACGCGGGCTGGCTGCTGGGCAGGGCTTTCGACCTTCCCGTCGTCCGCACCTGGCCGGTGTTCGCGTCGAACTCCGAGTTCTCCCTGCACGAGGACTACACCTCCCGCACCGATACCGAGGAGTCGATGACGGCGTTCTTCCGTGCGGTCGCGGCGTTCCTCGACGAGGTGGGGCTCGACACGGTGTCGCCGGAGCAGTTCTTCGACAACGAGGCCGAGCACAACATCGCGTTGTTCCCTCGCGCGTTGCAGCCGCGCGGGGAGACGTTCGACGCGCGCTTCACCTTCATCAGCCCGTGCATCAGGCCAGCCGAGGGCTCGCCGGAGGTGCCGTGGCTGGCCCGCTCGCAACCACTGGCCGTGGTGTCGCTGGGCACGGTGTTCAACGAGAAGATCGACTTCTTCCGCACCTGCCTCGACGGCATCGACCGGCTCGGCTGGTATGCCGCCGCCGCGCTGGGCAAGCGGGTCAACCCGGCCGCGATCGGTCCTGTCTCGCCGAGGGTGTTGCTCACACCGACCCTGCCGATGATCGACGCGTTGCGCCATGCCTCCGTCGCGGTCACTCACGGGGGCCTGACCAGCACGCTCGAAGCACTCGCCGAGGGCGTTCCCGTGCTGATCTCACCGCAGATCGGGGAGCAGCGCGGCGTCGCCGACCGTGTGGAGGCGCTCGGGCTCGGCCAGCTCCTCCCCGATCCGTTCACCGCGGAGGAGCTGGCCGAGCTGATCAAGCAGGTGTCCCAGGACAGCGCGATGGCCGAACGGCTCGACCGGTTCCGCGCCACGGTGCGGGACGCCGACGGACCCGCCCAGTTCGCCGACGCCGTCGAAGCCGTGCCGCGCTGAGCAGGACCGTACCCGACCAAGCCGAAGAGTGTCAGGAACGAGTGCCAGGAAAGAGACCGACATGCAGGAGCACCTCGCCGGCTCGCTCGCCGACTACCCCTTCGTCCGCGATTCGATCATCGACCCCTCACCCGAGCTGGCCAGGCTGCGGGACTCGGCCCCGATCCACAAGGTCACGACGAGCGGGGGAGGGCAGGCGTGGCTGGTCACCCGCTACGCCGACGTCCGCGCCGTGCTCGGGCACGCGGCGTTCGGAACGCAGTACCCGGGAACCATCCCCACCGCCGACGAGAACAACCTCGCCGCCGGGTTCATGTTCCTCAAGGACCCGCCGGAACACACCCGGTTGCGGCGTAGCGTCAGCAGGGCGTTCACCGCCCGGCGCGTCACCGTGCTGCGCGAACGCGCGCAGGCGGTCGCCGACGGGCTGGTGGCCGACCTGCTCGCCGAAGGTCCTGTCGCGGACCTCCAGGAAGGCTTCGCCTACCCACTGCCGATCACCGTGATCTCGGAGTTGCTCGGCATCCCCGAGCAGGACAGAGGCCGGTTCCGGGGCTGGGCCGACATCGTCCTGCGGTCGGTGGAGGGTGATCCCGCCGAGACCGCCACGGCGTTCACCGACCTGCAACGGTTCGTCCTCGATCTCGTGGCGGCCAAACCCGACGGTGACGACCTGCTCAGCGACCTCGCCCGCCAGTCGGATCAGCCGGACGGGCTCAGCAGGCTGGAGATCGCGTCGATGGCGATGGGGCTTTTGATGGCCGGGTACGTCACGACGGCGTCGGCGATCTCCCACGGCATGCTGCGCCTGTTCGACCACCCGGCTGTGCTCGACGGGCTGAGGACCGGTGAGGTCCCAGTCACCGGTGTGGTCGAGGAGCTGCTGCGGTTGCAGGACGAGGAGGTCGGCATCCAGCGCATCGCGCAGGCCGACATCGACCTCTGCGGGGTGCGGATCAGCAAGGGAGACGTCGTGATCGCCTCGCGGGTCGGGGCCAACCGCGACCCCGCCGAGTTCGACGCCCCCGAGACGTTGCGCGTCGGCGGGAGACGCAGCCCGCACCTGGCGTTCGGCCACGGCATCCACCACTGCCTCGGCGCGGCACTGGCCCGCATGGAGCTGGCCGTCGCGCTCACCACGCTCAACACCGGAATCCCAGGACTGCGGCAGGCGGACCCGCCGCACGAGGTGTTGTGGAGGGCCGAGGGGATGGACGTCAGCATCGAGCGACTTCCCGTCACCTGGTGACAGCGGTATCCGAGTCCGGAAGAGAAGAGGGAAGGCAAATGGGAGAAACGGTTCCCCGGTTCACGCGAGGCTACGACCCCGGCGAGCTGGACGCCGCCGTGCGCGACAGGGGCGCGGCC comes from Saccharomonospora xinjiangensis XJ-54 and encodes:
- a CDS encoding cytochrome P450 — protein: MKPAAGRRPQPGRGGGAGLPAGPALPAVVQTALWAAAPVWFGRTCLRRYGPLFTARILGFGPVVYACSPETIRRILLDDAAAFDAASANESIRFVVGEHSLLMSGGAEHTRRRKLLMRPLHGRNVADYVDVMVSIVEREMRSWRPGSTVRLLDCFQRVTLEVMIRAVFGITDSARLDRLRVLVPKLLALNPLIILLPALRKPFGGIGPWARFQRLLREVDDIIHAEIRQRRQRLAAEPDLRGSDVLTLLLTTSSSGTPLSDTELRDHMVTLLAVGQETTATQLAWFFERVLRSGSALRRVQAAVDEGDTRVLDAAIHEAIRARPTTLDVGRITVGRWEAEGHSFPAGTLFAVSLGLLHLSPDLHPVPESYSIDRFHPVEPPSTHFLPFGGGNHRCLGASLAMVEMRTVITTILRNARLRPRRAAPERVKPKGPMLVPGHGAEVVVDANHLPAYAASATVSEETT
- a CDS encoding cytochrome P450 — translated: MQEHLAGSLADYPFVRDSIIDPSPELARLRDSAPIHKVTTSGGGQAWLVTRYADVRAVLGHAAFGTQYPGTIPTADENNLAAGFMFLKDPPEHTRLRRSVSRAFTARRVTVLRERAQAVADGLVADLLAEGPVADLQEGFAYPLPITVISELLGIPEQDRGRFRGWADIVLRSVEGDPAETATAFTDLQRFVLDLVAAKPDGDDLLSDLARQSDQPDGLSRLEIASMAMGLLMAGYVTTASAISHGMLRLFDHPAVLDGLRTGEVPVTGVVEELLRLQDEEVGIQRIAQADIDLCGVRISKGDVVIASRVGANRDPAEFDAPETLRVGGRRSPHLAFGHGIHHCLGAALARMELAVALTTLNTGIPGLRQADPPHEVLWRAEGMDVSIERLPVTW
- a CDS encoding cytochrome P450, coding for MTAPEQPQAGVTSREPPPVERFRPADLDERDWSRLRATCPVSRVDTPEGGEVWLVSRYADIRAVLASRQFSVSPIDPDRGTGTAEANESIFQDPPEHTRLRGLVAGPFAVGYVGRYQDTIRAGADLLLDRIREVDGPVDVMEDFSKPLTMNVISEVVGVPEPDRALFQRLSDQLLVPLSEAQGVVALEGWRQLNDYVRDLIAQRRRDPQGRDRPDLLAHMIRAQEEDGIVDDVELATMVLGLPVAGYVSTANAIAVAMRYLLEFGWLARLRGEQEAGLRKQFVEEVLRIQSGDNGESMPRFAAENVRIGGVLISKGDTVVAPLVAANRDADIFSDPEVFDPHRPNLGRHVAFGFGIHRCLGANLARLELRIAVDALVECGMDFVMLEAWKAVPWKVNMLGDRFPERMPVRALPAANGGE
- a CDS encoding class I SAM-dependent methyltransferase, translated to MVGELSSTERSFDGADEEDRRRTDYERELAGLLAQGMFCGPRAGTCPWCGHPGPGFRARLVDTRQCKPGVFDMDECRSCGHVFQNPRLTPAALAYYCRDSYDGLGRDHYASVAEYSRSAQRARVRLVTAHRRPTSWLDVGARQGHLCREARRMLPGTRVTALDPSPEVLRARDRGWTDEADQRPLTRFAEDHPGEFDVVSLVHYAERTADPRAQFAAARRLLRPGGVVLIEQVNPLSRYADLHGRYWYCWLAPQNLHLMPADNVCGALGELGFTVADVRRGAANKPFDNVAALLTALNHRLPPARSWPWSSRRASVAGRAARTAAMVLAAPALALALAVDSLLHPLISRGGGGNTYRIVAVAR
- a CDS encoding macrolide family glycosyltransferase; protein product: MGCHILFASIPAWGHLYPVLPGLAELVRRGHRVSCLASGGFAGEVGKVLDVVPYDSPMDSTEVDLADMGSVLPMMLDETRAAYSVLADVVRADPPEVIVSDVLSNAGWLLGRAFDLPVVRTWPVFASNSEFSLHEDYTSRTDTEESMTAFFRAVAAFLDEVGLDTVSPEQFFDNEAEHNIALFPRALQPRGETFDARFTFISPCIRPAEGSPEVPWLARSQPLAVVSLGTVFNEKIDFFRTCLDGIDRLGWYAAAALGKRVNPAAIGPVSPRVLLTPTLPMIDALRHASVAVTHGGLTSTLEALAEGVPVLISPQIGEQRGVADRVEALGLGQLLPDPFTAEELAELIKQVSQDSAMAERLDRFRATVRDADGPAQFADAVEAVPR
- a CDS encoding prenyltransferase/squalene oxidase repeat-containing protein, which codes for MNVEQLQARAEKTAERAITHLYDRQREDGSWVDRLSSSTIATALGALSLHRADSVAYGARVENAVRWLRTHQREDGGWAMADAEWPSSPGMTAFGLAALHEIDPHDSQRAIERAHTFIDVNDGMNVIPGLTGEAPKTWPAALPTIWALTGLRDFEAQPDLPVETILVPRRWRNKVSIALPAILGLGVMQARTMRRSLPRRVLGRIAEPLALRWLRGISGTNGGIEECPMIAGFLYLGLRQADVAPDLQRASLRYLLETQRDDGSWAIDRDLEISVTAYSIMALSEFSDVAKEPLLEGTREWLLRNQWNKPFSEFDIPAGGWSWANPSGWPESEDTAVVLGVLADLGVPREHPSVQLGIDWLLAMQNRDGSWSEWVRNTHIMNDRPCPGVTAHVIMALQRYGMPDSPGSAIARALAYLRGHQQNDGSISSVWFRDNTHGTSRLLEAFVDSRRGSAPSAVAAREWLLANQAEDGGWPLRHELPPRGSTAEETAWALFALVKGGVDPRDPAALRAVEWLVDHQDDQGTWRPSNVGLYFDDLCYTDDLIAHTFALRAIGRWLRRLAPAGETR
- a CDS encoding cytochrome P450 produces the protein MTATVRAFPFPRARRLDLEPEYRALREREPVSRVAFPYGEQAWLVTRYADVRTVLTDPRFSRAVSLERDVPRVTEENFSGGLVAMDPPEHTRVRSVCRHAFTARTVARLRQRATTIATDLVETARREGGFDAVEDFALPFTLKMICELLGVPYEDRDHFRYWAEAGLATTSLTEDERWRATGNMWDYVANLVAERRAHPRDDLISAMLAVQSETGAVSDDELVIVAMTILVAGYETTSTQLPNFLYVLLEDRARFETLVADPGLIPGAVEELMRYVPLEANGTSPRYALEDVTLSGVRIEAGEPVVPASVIANRDPEVFTDPDRLDFTRSPNPHLGFGLGAHFCLGAPLARLELQVALDVVTTAVPDLRLPEDNDGIEWKEGMLVRGPSRLPLAVDSVDPVDPTAPAPTASPRPQRSRP